A single genomic interval of Hafnia alvei harbors:
- a CDS encoding LapA family protein, which translates to MKYLLIFLVVLAIFVLSVTLGAHNDQAVTFNYLIAQGEYRLSTLLATLFAAGFILGWVICGLFYVRVRLGLARAERKIRRLEQQAASSEPDNLAPSATPKE; encoded by the coding sequence TGAAATATCTGCTGATTTTTTTGGTTGTTTTAGCCATCTTTGTGCTTTCGGTCACATTGGGTGCGCATAACGATCAGGCTGTTACGTTTAACTATTTAATTGCTCAGGGCGAATACCGCCTGTCAACGTTGCTGGCCACATTGTTTGCAGCCGGATTCATTTTGGGTTGGGTTATCTGCGGCCTGTTTTATGTCCGAGTGCGTTTAGGTTTAGCGCGCGCTGAACGAAAAATTCGTCGACTGGAACAGCAAGCAGCGTCATCTGAGCCAGACAACCTCGCACCTTCTGCGACGCCGAAGGAATAG